The Metasolibacillus fluoroglycofenilyticus genome segment CCTGCTAACAATTGTAGGACTTATTTCGACATTAACTATTGGTATTATTATGCGAGAGGCTACGAATAGTACCTTTGCTTATCAGCTTTTATTTTCAATCGCCTTTTGCTTTGGCTTGTTAGAAGTGTACTTTTTGTTAAAGCATGAGGAAGGGGAGCCTGTACAGAAAAAGGAACGAAATAAGGCTATGAATTGGGGTATTTTCAAAGACTCTAATTATGTCCGTTTTTTATTTGTAGCTTTACTTTTTAATTTCGGCTGGCAAATTGCATGGGGGCTTTTCAATATTTATAATGTGCGCTATGCAGGGGCAACAATATTTTGGATTAGCATGTTTAGTGCGGCAAATATGCTAGCGCAAATTTTTTCCTTCCCATTATGGCGTAAATGGTCAGAGAAATACGGCAATATGCGTGTCTTCGTTTGGGTAGCCTTCGGTATGGCGGTAGCCCCATTCGCGATGTCACTATCGACAAATCTTGTCTATTTAACACTCGTATCTGTACAATCGGGTTTATTCGTCTCTGGTACAACATTAATTCTATTTAATTTATTGCTAGAAAATTCCCCAAAGGAAAATCGTACATATTGCATTACGAGCTATAATGTTTTACTAGCGATTATCGCCTTTATCGCACCGCAAATCGGTATTTGGATACTCGAAACATTTACAATGACAACTGCTATGAACATTAGCACCATTGTTCGACTAACAGCAGCATTTGGTTTCCTGTATGTATGGATGAAGAGTAGAAGACC includes the following:
- a CDS encoding MFS transporter, with product MKTYNEKMSIYHGMASTLAANTTANYIPIFSMAILGATNYQVGLISSIPPLVTLLMTIPAAILLNKAVEQKKLVAFSVLIARLIFMSFIFIAYIPQAIASWALLALIALMSIPNTMANMGWQALIGNIIEDRRRGQFFSDRNRLLTIVGLISTLTIGIIMREATNSTFAYQLLFSIAFCFGLLEVYFLLKHEEGEPVQKKERNKAMNWGIFKDSNYVRFLFVALLFNFGWQIAWGLFNIYNVRYAGATIFWISMFSAANMLAQIFSFPLWRKWSEKYGNMRVFVWVAFGMAVAPFAMSLSTNLVYLTLVSVQSGLFVSGTTLILFNLLLENSPKENRTYCITSYNVLLAIIAFIAPQIGIWILETFTMTTAMNISTIVRLTAAFGFLYVWMKSRRPVSYSKSRA